One region of Anthonomus grandis grandis chromosome 22, icAntGran1.3, whole genome shotgun sequence genomic DNA includes:
- the LOC126748943 gene encoding ADP-ribosylation factor 6, with amino-acid sequence MGKLLSKIFGNKEMRILMLGLDAAGKTTILYKLKLGQSVTTIPTVGFNVETVTYKNVKFNVWDVGGQDKIRPLWRHYYTGTQGLIFVVDCADRDRIDEARQELHRIINDREMRDAIILIFANKQDLPEAMKPHEIQEKLGLTRMRDRNWYVQPACAITGDGLFEGLTWLTSNHKL; translated from the coding sequence ATGGGAAAGCTgttgtcaaaaatttttggCAACAAGGAGATGAGGATATTGATGTTGGGGTTGGATGCTGCTGGAAAAACAACCATTTTATACAAATTGAAGCTTGGGCAATCAGTCACTACAATACCAACTGTTGGATTCAATGTGGAAACAGTGACATATAAAAATGTGAAGTTTAACGTTTGGGATGTGGGTGGGCAAGACAAAATTAGGCCACTTTGGCGCCACTACTACACAGGCACCCAAGGTCTAATATTTGTGGTGGACTGTGCTGACCGTGATCGTATTGATGAGGCACGCCAAGAGTTACATAGGATTATAAATGATCGTGAAATGCGAGATGCAATAATACTCATATTTGCCAATAAACAAGATCTACCTGAAGCTATGAAACCCCATGAAATCCAAGAGAAATTAGGCTTAACAAGAATGAGAGACAGAAACTGGTATGTCCAACCTGCTTGTGCAATTACTGGTGATGGTCTCTTCGAAGGCCTAACATGGCTCACAAGCAATCACAAATTATAG